In Acetivibrio cellulolyticus CD2, the sequence CCTTGAATTTCTATACTGTAATTAACAATATAATAAATGACTTAGGAGTAGATAATACATTATACATTGGAAATATTGATGATGAAAAGAGTATTACAGCAAACTATATTAATCATTTTGGTAATGTAACTGGCAGCAATGAATATATGGATTTACAAAATATTTTAATAGGTCACAATCCTAATATTCCGTTCAGAATGTATATCTTAGAGTATATCTACTTTTCAAAAATTAAATATACAAATACAAATTCATGGGATGGTATAGTTTCTGGAGCCAATGATGAAAAGGTGTATAGATTCAAAGAAAAACAATTCGAAGAATACAGACAATGCAGAAATGCTAATGAAATATATCAAGCTATAAAGAGAATCAATAGGAATATGTCTAAGGAATCTAAAGTTTTAATTCTAAATAATGATATAAAAATGATTGATAGAATAATGAAAATGTTCAAAAATACCACTGTAACATATACAGATAGTGAAGTTGAATATGAGAAAACAAAAATGGATGAATATAATCAAATAAGAAAAGAAAGCTCATATGCAATGAAGTTCATTCAAGTCTGCAAAGATATTCAGTCATTACAACTCACAGATTTACAACATCAGAAGAAGAATCGTAAAGGAGAAGTAGAGTGGCAATTTGGATACTATAGCAAAAAGAAATTGTGTGAATATATAAAGGTATCTCCAAAACATTTCTCTCAATTAGTTCTAAATAATGTAGAAGTCTTAAATTATTTCAAAAGGCACAACATAAAACCAAAAGGACAAATAATTGATTTTTCTGATGTAATTTAAATTTTCAACCGCTACTGTACCAAAGGTAAGCGAATGGGAGACCCATTCTATGTTCGTAGCTACGCTACAATAACACAAAATGAATGTTAAAAAAGTCCCAGTCACTTCTTAATAATTTATTTATTTTAAAGAAGTCAGTGGGAGTTTTTATACAAACATTAAATCAATATGATTTTTTAATCTTAATTAAGTTGTCGGTATAAGAGCTTTATCCATAAATTGTTACAAAATAATAAAATAAATAAAATTTATATATGCGTAGTGCAACGCACGTAGCAGACAAGGAACATCTCATGTTCCGCTGTCAAGCCATAGGAAAGGCAAAACCTTTAACTCACAGCTGAAGCTGTTCGTTGAAATTAACAAATAGTGTATTTCTGAGGAGGATATATATGATAAACGGTATTAAAATAATGAATCTTGAAGGTAGTGATATTTTAAAAAATAATTTAGAAGGCAGAGAAATAAAAAAAGAATATAACGGAGTATTCACAAACAGCTTATTACAGGATAAATTAACTGCTTTAGGTTTAAAAGTAAATAAAGAAACAACTAGAGATATTGTTACCGTTAAATTTACATATGGTTATACTCCATTGATAGATAATCTCAATGATGATGAAATTAAAAACTTACAAGAACAAAATAAAAAAATCAAACAGGATATTAAAGTTTTGGAAAAAGATAAGAAATCAATAAGCAAAAGAACAGATAAAAGAGCAAAAATAGATGAAATAAAAAAATTAAAAGACTGTTTAAAAAACAATAAAGTAAAAATTAGTACTATGCAAATAGAAGATAAAGTAGTTGTTACTGAAGCCAAAATGAATACAGATAAAATAAGAAATAAACTTTATAAAGATGGTTTTAAGCTTGAATTTAAAGGTAAAATTTCTGATAAGAAAGATATTGTTGAATATACATTATGGTATAGGACGCCTTCAAAAAGTCGTGTTGGTGATGCAGTTTTTATCAATAAAAAATTATATAACGATATTAAAAAGTGGCAAAGAATGGGGTTGGAATTGCCAGAAGGTGAAGCAAAAGTTGTTGAAATGACAGCTTATGAAGCATTAACTTCTTCAAATATTATTGATAAAATAACTATAGATCCATATAAGAATATATTAGTTGTTGATGATATAGTAAGCTTTTTTGAAACAAATTGTAATATAGTTAAAACTAATAAAGGTGAATGTTATGTTTCTCCTGAATTGTATAAAGTATCTAATACCTTATTTGACGGTCAGGCATTACTTGATGATTCGCTTTGGTTAGAAACAGATAATTCTTCTTTTAAACTTTTAAGACAGCATTTTTTCAAGGCCTGTGGATTTAGAACATATATAACTCAGTTTATGAAAGACTCTTTTAAAGATAATTATGAATCTGCCACTGTTACTGATAGATACGGCAATGAGATTAAGGTATCTGAAATTCTATTAATAACCACAGAAAATTCTATGAAGTGGGAAAAGTTTCAAGATATTGGAGCTAGTTATGATTTATGGAGACAAAAAGTTTCAGAAGATGGTAATGTATTTGGAGTAGCAAAAGTAGATCATGTTAGTAAGTATAATAACATATTTGAAGATGGTAAATGTTATCAACGCATGAGTTACCAACATGTTAATACTTTATACTTGAAAAAAGGTAAAGAGATTGATGAAATGAGGGAGTTATTGCAGGATACTATACGATTTATTAATAGGCTAAAATCAGACAATGAATACTTTTTGCAGTATCTTGAAAGAAATGCAAATGAACTAAATGCTAATCAAATGGTGATTGATTTATATAAAAATATAAACAAGTTTGATAAATCAGCATTTTTTAGAACATTTAAAAATGAAACCATAAATAAATATATTAAAACCGTTCGTAATGGCAAAGTTTTATGTTCGGGAGATAATTTAACAGTTGTAGGCAATCCCTATATTATGCTTTTACATTCAATAGGCAAAGTTCCAGTTAAAGATGGTGTTTTAAAAGAAGGATATGAAGATATAACATTACCTATTAATGATGAATATATTAGTGTTTATGCCCCATTATTTGAAGCTGGTGAATATCTTGCAAGTTTTAGAAATCCTCATAACTCGCCTAATAACTGTGGATATAATAAGAATTTCAAGCATGAATTAATGGAAAAGTATTTTAATTTTAACAATAATATAATGGCTGTAAATCTAATTTCTACAGAGGAACAAGACCTAAAGAATGGAGAAGACCAGGACAGTGATTTTTGTTATGTTACAAATAATAGAATAGCTGTATTATCGGCAAAAAGAGTATTTAGAAATTTTCCATGTATTGTTAATAAGATTAAGCCTGAAGAGAGACCTTGGAAAAATAGTATAGATAGCTTGATAACTATTGATTCTGAATTGGCTAAATCAAAATATGATATTGGATTGAGTTCTAATCTTGCACAATTAGCTATGAGTTGGTATTGGATGGATAAAACTAATGATTTGGCTGAAATTGTATGCATTATGTCTGTAATTGCCCAATGTGCAATAGATAATTCAAAACGCAAATATGCCATAAATATTAGAAAAGAAATAGTAAGAATTAGTAAGTTAAAGTGTATGAATAAAAAGATAGAAGTTATAAGAAAAAATAAGCAAGGTAAAGAATTTAAAAGGATGGTAAAAGCCAAACCTAAATTTTGGGAATATGTAACTTCTAAAGTAAAAAAAGATATTTTAATTGAATGTCCATGCCCAATGAACTTTTTGCAAGATGTTCTTGATTCGGATATAGAAAATGCTAGTAAAACTAAAGATACTATTTCTAGTGTTAATTTTATAAATATTATTTGTGGCAAAGCTGAAGATAGGCAGATGAATAGAATTAAAGCAAAAATAAAAGAATATGATGATGCAGTTAAAAAACATAACGATTTAGCTAAAAATAGTTATGCTAAAGAGGATGACAAAAAGTGGAAAGAGAAAGAGCAATTATTACAAAAAGATGTAGTTAATTATATATCAGGGTTAAAAATCAAACCCAAAACAATGCAAATACTTATTTCCAAAGCATTGGCTAAAAACGGTATGAATAGTAAATATAGAAGAAAGTTGTTGAATAGTTTGTATCAATCTCACAGAGAAAAATTTATGAGTTGTTTTAAGTCGTTATAAAAATTTACGGAATTTGGCATTATTAAAAACCATGTAATCTAGTCATATTAAGGGTTGCATGGTTTTTTCTATAATTTCTATATGAATATAATGTAAATTAATTATAACTACCCATTTTAATTATATCAAATTAGATTGGTGATTGCAATAGTTTTTACAAAAATATTTTAATCAAATTTAAATTTAGAAAGGTTAGGTAAAACAAATGGAAGAAAGACAACAAAAAATAAGGGAAAGGCTGAATTCATTCATTGAGAAATCAGGACGAAAAGCCTGTTGGGTATGTGAACAGTGTGATTTGGATGTTTCACTTATATCAAGGTTTCGTAAAAATAAGAGAGATCTGTGGGACAGTAGTTTGGATGTATTAGAGCAGTTCTTGAATAAATATGATAATGAGGTGTAGTAATGGAGCCGAATAATAGCGATTATTTTTATGTTTATAATATGAGGTATGCAGCCAGTTTAATGTTACAAGGTTTTAGACCTATGATTACTAGAAATATTAAGGATA encodes:
- a CDS encoding DUF5659 domain-containing protein, translated to MEPNNSDYFYVYNMRYAASLMLQGFRPMITRNIKDKRFYVFKFRNTEAFQKAFSDLTK